A region from the Silene latifolia isolate original U9 population chromosome 7, ASM4854445v1, whole genome shotgun sequence genome encodes:
- the LOC141590017 gene encoding protein FAR1-RELATED SEQUENCE 5-like: protein MFQKTLILDNSKLNIGAGLTFRQVKELVNGYENIGATLIDFKNFQRDIKCYIGLREADLFIDRLEKLKATQPQFYFAYDVDSQNRLTKFFWADATCIRNYSFFGDAVSFDPTYGTNKYDMVFTPFTGVNHHIKSVLFAGCLLLHEDDISFQWTFQHFLTAMGQKEPQFMITDQCPGIKKAFPSVFKTARHRYCMWHITQKITDKVGSRSADTDFLARFNAVVWDPDMEPSEFEEKWQKVISDFELEDNDWLTTMFDDDTPLIPAYHRDLALGCILRTTQRSESTNSFFKRYENHFGTLVEFWMRFQTAMDQQHYTRRCDDYNSDHSFPELKTELPIEKHGAIIYTHVAFKVFQEEVMAADSCGVDDFEKEHIVWVYKGKGIGRIPSKLDSNGNVIEDSYMATSDNSHLCNVWSEFRQIVGVLKTLPAEHTEELASLLVEFRQKLCIEPLTKDQEMEILLGCSSSSEVTIHPPEQARNKGSGKRLKSAKQQAIEKAVKPKRLCEYCKESVTHDRRTCPLRIADEAAEKAAKKK from the exons ATGTTCCAGAAGACGCTTATCTTGGACAACTCCAAGTTGAATATTGGCGCTGGATTGACCTTTAGACAGGTTAAGGAACTTGTCAATGGGTATGAAAATATCGGTGCTAcattgatagattttaagaactttcaaagAGATATCAAGTGCTACATTGGGTTAAGAGAAGCTGACCTTTTCATCGATCGACTCGAGAAACTCAAAGCGACCCAACCCCAGTTCTACTTCGCCTATGATGTTGATTCGCAAAATCGTCTAACAAAGTTCTTTTGGGCTGATGCTACATGTATTAGAAACTACTCATTCTTTGGGGATGCTGTGAGCTTCGACCCTACTTACGGAACcaacaagtatgatatggtttttacaccattcaCAGGTGTTAATCACCACATAAAGTCGGTGTTGTTTGCCGGTTGTCTCCTGTTACACGAGGATGACATCTCCTTCCAATGGACCTTTCAGCATTTCTTGACTGCCATGGGACAAAAAGAGCCGCAGTTCATGATCACGGATCAATGCCCTGGCATAAAGAAG GCTTTCCCTTCAGTTTTCAAGACAGCTAGGCATcgttattgtatgtggcatattacaCAAAAGATCACGGACAAAGTTGGTTCAAGATCTGCAGACACGGACTTCCTTGCTCGCTTCAACGCTGTTGTTTGGGACCCTGATATGGAGCCGTCGGAGTTCGAAGAGAAGTGGCAGAAGGTCATTTCAGATTTCGAGCTGGAagataatgattggttgactacaaTGTTCGATGACGACACACCATTGATTCCCGCCTATCATCGTGACCTTGCCTTGGGCTGCATATTAAGAACAACACAACGATCAGAAAGTACAAATTCGTTTTTCAAGCGCTATGAGAATCACTTTGGTACACTGGTCGAATTTTGGATGAG GTTCCAAACTGCTATGGACCAGCAGCACTATACACGaaggtgcgatgattataacagcGACCACTCATTCCCTGAGCTTAAGACAGAATTACCTATAGAAAAGCATGGCGCTATTATATACACACATGTTGCGTTCAAGGTGTTTCAAGAAGAAGTAATGGCTGCCGATTCATGTGGTGTTGATGACTTTGAGAAGGA GCATATTGTGTGGGTGTACAAGGGCAAAGGAATTGGACGAATACCAAGCAA GCTTGATTCGAATGGGAATGTCATTGAGGATTCATATATGGCTACGTCTGATAACAGTCATTTGTGCAACGTATGGTCAGAGTTCCGTCAGATAGTTGGTGTTCTCAAAACTTTACCTGCTGAACACACGGAAGAGTTAGCATCCCTCCTAGTTGAGTTCCGGCAGAAGTTATGTATTGAACCGCTTACAAAAGACCAAGAGATGGAGATTCTGTTGGGCTGCAGCTCGTCGTCTGAAGTCACTATCCACCCTCCggaacaagcacgcaacaagggcAGCGGAAAAAGATTGAAGTCAGCTAAACAACAGGCCATTGAAAAAGCAGTCAAGCCAAAGAGGCTATGTGAATACTGCAAAGAAAGTGTTACCCACGACAGGAGAACATGCCCTCTTCGCATAGCCGATGAAGCTGCTGAGAAAGCAGCTAAAAAGAAATAA